In Paraburkholderia bryophila, a single genomic region encodes these proteins:
- a CDS encoding MFS transporter, with product MNAASTTTDPRASAKQGYAGRALIASVLGYAMDGFDLLILGFMLPVIAADLHLSSAQAGSLVTWTLIGAVAGGLIFGVLSDYFGRVRMLTWTILIFAVFTGLCALAQGYTDLLAYRTIAGIGLGGEFGIGMTLVAEAWPASQRARVSSYVGLGWQLGVLAAALLTPLLLPVIGWRGMFALGLLPAVVSFFVRRRVEEPALFTEHAARSTFGTRKLPLKLLVADGRTTRASIGVVILCSVQNFGYYGLMIWLPSYLSKTFGYSLTQSGVWTAVTVLGMAAGIWLFGIAADCFGRKPTFLFYQAGAVVMVFVYAHLTTPSALLIGGAAMGVFVNGMIGGYGALISELYPTEARATAQNVLFNIGRAVGGFGPVVVGALAARYSFGAALALLASIYLLDIFATLFLIAERRGAELE from the coding sequence ATGAACGCCGCCTCCACCACCACCGACCCCCGCGCATCGGCTAAACAAGGCTATGCCGGGCGCGCGTTGATTGCCTCGGTGCTCGGTTACGCGATGGACGGCTTCGATCTGCTGATCCTCGGCTTCATGCTGCCGGTGATCGCCGCCGATCTGCATCTGAGTTCCGCGCAGGCGGGCTCGCTCGTGACGTGGACGTTGATCGGCGCCGTCGCGGGCGGGTTGATTTTCGGCGTATTGAGCGATTATTTCGGCCGCGTGCGGATGCTGACGTGGACGATCCTGATCTTCGCCGTGTTCACCGGCCTGTGCGCGCTGGCGCAAGGTTATACGGACCTGCTGGCCTACCGGACCATCGCGGGAATCGGGCTCGGCGGCGAGTTCGGCATCGGCATGACGCTGGTGGCCGAAGCGTGGCCGGCGTCGCAGCGGGCGCGCGTTTCTTCGTATGTCGGCCTGGGGTGGCAACTCGGCGTGCTGGCGGCCGCGTTGCTCACGCCGCTGCTGTTGCCGGTGATCGGCTGGCGCGGCATGTTCGCGCTGGGGCTGCTGCCCGCGGTCGTGTCGTTTTTCGTGCGCCGTCGCGTCGAGGAGCCGGCGCTGTTCACCGAGCACGCGGCACGGAGCACGTTCGGCACGCGCAAGCTGCCGCTGAAACTACTGGTTGCCGATGGCCGCACCACGCGCGCCAGCATCGGCGTGGTGATTCTCTGTTCGGTGCAGAACTTCGGCTACTACGGGCTGATGATCTGGCTACCGAGCTATCTGTCCAAGACCTTCGGCTACTCGCTGACCCAATCCGGCGTGTGGACCGCGGTGACGGTACTCGGCATGGCGGCCGGCATCTGGCTGTTCGGTATCGCCGCCGACTGCTTCGGCCGTAAGCCGACTTTTCTGTTCTACCAGGCCGGGGCCGTCGTGATGGTGTTCGTCTACGCGCATCTCACCACGCCGTCGGCGTTGCTGATCGGCGGCGCGGCGATGGGCGTGTTCGTCAACGGGATGATCGGCGGATACGGCGCGTTGATCTCCGAGCTCTATCCGACCGAGGCGCGCGCCACCGCGCAGAACGTGCTGTTCAACATCGGCCGGGCGGTGGGTGGTTTCGGGCCGGTCGTGGTGGGCGCGCTGGCCGCGCGCTATTCATTCGGCGCCGCACTGGCTTTGCTCGCGTCGATCTATCTGCTCGACATCTTCGCGACACTTTTCCTGATTGCCGAACGACGCGGCGCTGAGCTCGAATAA
- the hppD gene encoding 4-hydroxyphenylpyruvate dioxygenase, whose amino-acid sequence MQVSTWDNPVGTDGFEFIEYTAPDPVALGKLFEQMGFTAVARHRHKNVTLYRQGEINFIVNGEQDSFAQRFTRLHGPSICAIAFRVKDAAKAYQQALEKGAWGFDNKTGPMELNIPAIKGIGDSLIYFVDRWRGKNGADAGSIGNIDIYDVDFEPIPGANPDPVGHGLTYIDHLTHNVHRGRMDEWAEFYERLFNFREVRYFDIEGKVTGVKSKAMSSPCGKIRIPINEEGSETAGQIQEYLDAYRGEGIQHIALGSNDIYRTVDGLRAANIALLDTIDTYYELVDRRVPNHGEPLDQLRQRKILIDGAPDDLLLQIFTENQIGPIFFEIIQRKGNQGFGEGNFKALFESIELDQIRRGVVQDKV is encoded by the coding sequence ATGCAGGTTTCAACTTGGGACAATCCCGTCGGCACCGACGGCTTCGAGTTCATCGAATACACCGCCCCGGATCCGGTTGCGCTCGGCAAGCTGTTCGAACAGATGGGCTTCACCGCCGTCGCGCGGCATCGCCATAAAAACGTGACGCTGTATCGCCAGGGCGAGATCAACTTTATCGTCAACGGCGAACAGGATTCGTTCGCGCAACGCTTCACGCGCCTGCACGGTCCGTCGATCTGCGCGATCGCGTTCCGCGTTAAGGACGCTGCCAAGGCCTACCAGCAGGCGCTCGAAAAAGGCGCCTGGGGCTTCGACAACAAGACCGGCCCGATGGAACTGAACATTCCGGCGATCAAGGGTATCGGCGACTCGCTGATCTATTTCGTCGACCGTTGGCGCGGCAAGAACGGCGCGGACGCGGGCAGCATCGGCAACATCGATATTTACGACGTCGACTTCGAACCGATTCCGGGCGCGAACCCGGATCCGGTCGGCCACGGCCTCACCTATATCGACCACCTGACGCACAACGTCCATCGCGGCCGCATGGACGAATGGGCGGAGTTCTACGAGCGCCTGTTCAACTTCCGCGAAGTGCGCTACTTCGACATCGAAGGCAAGGTGACGGGCGTGAAGTCGAAGGCGATGAGCTCGCCGTGCGGCAAGATCCGGATTCCGATCAACGAGGAAGGCTCGGAAACGGCCGGCCAGATTCAGGAATACCTCGACGCGTATCGCGGCGAAGGCATTCAGCACATTGCGCTCGGCAGCAATGACATCTACCGCACGGTGGACGGCCTGCGCGCCGCGAACATTGCGCTGCTCGACACGATCGACACGTACTACGAGCTGGTCGATCGCCGCGTGCCGAACCACGGCGAACCGCTCGACCAACTGCGTCAGCGCAAGATCCTGATCGACGGCGCGCCGGACGACCTGCTGCTGCAGATCTTCACCGAAAACCAGATCGGCCCGATCTTCTTCGAGATCATTCAGCGCAAGGGCAACCAGGGCTTCGGCGAAGGCAACTTCAAGGCGCTGTTCGAATCGATCGAACTGGATCAGATTCGCCGCGGCGTGGTGCAGGACAAGGTCTGA
- a CDS encoding TetR/AcrR family transcriptional regulator produces the protein MARTRAPDHETQREQILELAAAKFAQTSYPSTSMADLAAASGTSKARLYHYYASKEAILFDLLDRYTKRLMLIIAEVEGASQRRGLTERETFAELIRAFLSEYETSHSRHVALLNDVKYLVDTQREVILNRQRDVVAAFARQLARAYPERATRDNQTALTMMVFGMINWTFTWLKPDGRMNYTEFAEQVVNMVDHGLSSTPA, from the coding sequence ATGGCCCGTACCCGAGCCCCCGACCACGAAACCCAGCGCGAGCAGATTCTCGAACTCGCCGCGGCGAAATTCGCCCAGACCAGCTATCCGAGCACGTCGATGGCGGATCTGGCCGCCGCGAGCGGCACCTCGAAAGCGCGCCTGTACCACTACTACGCGAGCAAGGAAGCGATCCTGTTCGATCTGCTCGACCGCTACACGAAGCGGCTGATGCTGATCATCGCCGAGGTGGAAGGCGCGAGCCAACGCCGCGGCCTGACGGAGCGGGAAACCTTCGCCGAACTGATTCGCGCGTTTCTGTCCGAGTACGAGACGTCTCATAGCCGGCACGTGGCACTGTTGAACGACGTGAAGTATCTGGTCGACACCCAGCGCGAGGTGATCCTGAACCGCCAGCGCGACGTGGTCGCGGCGTTCGCGCGGCAATTGGCGCGTGCGTATCCGGAGCGCGCCACGCGCGACAACCAGACCGCGCTGACGATGATGGTGTTCGGCATGATCAACTGGACCTTCACCTGGCTCAAGCCGGACGGCCGGATGAACTACACCGAATTCGCCGAGCAGGTGGTCAACATGGTGGACCACGGATTAAGCTCGACACCGGCCTGA
- a CDS encoding indolepyruvate ferredoxin oxidoreductase family protein: MNAPLDAGQRASLEAALSSVTLDDKYTLERGRAYMSGIQALVRLPMLQQERDRAAGLNTAGFISGYRGSPLGGLDQSLWKAKQHLAAHQVVFQPGVNEDLAATAVWGSQQVNLYPSAKYDGVFSMWYGKGPGVDRSGDVFKHGNSAGSAQHGGVLVLAGDDHAAKSSTLAHQSEHIFKACGLPVLFPSNVQEYLDFGLHGWAMSRYSGLWVAMKCVTDVVESSASVDIDPHRTKIILPEDFAMPEGGLNIRWPDSPLVQEARLLDYKWYAALAYVRANKLDRVEIDSPHARFGIMTGGKAYLDVRQALTDLGLDDETCSRIGIRLYKVGCVWPLEAQGAHAFAKGLDEILVVEEKRQILEYAIKEELYNWPDAQRPRVFGKFDEKDGAGGEWSVPMGNWLLPAHYELSPAIIAKAIATRLDKFDLPSDVRARIASRIAVIEAKEKALARPRVEAERKPWFCSGCPHNTSTNVPEGSRAMAGIGCHYMTVWMDRSTSTFSQMGGEGVAWVGQSPFSNDKHVFANLGDGTYFHSGLLAIRAAIAAKVNITYKILYNDAVAMTGGQPVDGVLTVPQITHQLAAEGATKIVIVTDEPEKYSANVGLAPGIDIHHRDKLDEIQRQLREVSGTTILIYDQTCATEKRRRRKRGTYPDPARRVVINDAVCEGCGDCSVKSNCLSVEPLDTEFGTKRQINQSTCNKDFSCVNGFCPSFVSVEGGQLRKPKAASGAAGDTLPPVPEPELPSMDRPYGVLVTGVGGTGVVTIGALLGMAAHLENKGVTVLDVTGLAQKGGAVMSHVQIAKHPADIHATRIAMGEASLVIGCDAIVTASDECVSRMQVGRTRVVLNSAHTPTADLIKNPNWRFPGSSTEADVRAGAGEDGVDTVDANHFALALLGDAIYTNPFVLGYAWQRGWVPLTYQSLMRAIELNNVQVDKNRAAFEWGRRAAHDLAAVRKLVQAQGNGAKAETTSSKIISLHTPKALDTLIDKRADYLTAWQNAAYADRYRALVGQVRVAESALDSIDSQLPLTEAVAKNLHKLMAYKDEYEVARLYSDPAFIDKLKANFEGDWKLHIHLAPPTFSKKDAHGHLVKKKYGPWVFNAMHVLAKFKFLRGTAFDVFGKTEERRTERALIGEYEALVRELIGGLTTQKRELAVELANLPDGIRGYGHVKENNLKGVRIKWNEMLARWRSPEAGKTQHAA; this comes from the coding sequence ATGAATGCCCCGCTAGACGCAGGTCAGCGAGCCTCGCTCGAAGCTGCCTTGTCTTCCGTCACGCTCGACGACAAATACACCCTCGAACGCGGCCGCGCGTATATGAGCGGTATCCAGGCGCTGGTGCGTCTGCCGATGCTGCAGCAGGAACGCGACCGCGCAGCCGGACTCAATACCGCCGGATTCATCTCCGGCTACCGTGGATCGCCGCTCGGCGGACTCGACCAATCCCTGTGGAAAGCGAAGCAGCATCTCGCCGCGCATCAGGTGGTGTTCCAGCCCGGCGTCAACGAAGACCTCGCGGCAACCGCCGTCTGGGGTTCGCAGCAGGTCAATCTGTATCCCAGCGCCAAATACGACGGCGTGTTCTCGATGTGGTACGGCAAGGGCCCCGGCGTCGACCGTTCCGGCGACGTCTTCAAGCACGGCAACTCGGCCGGCTCCGCGCAGCACGGCGGTGTGCTGGTGCTGGCCGGCGACGACCACGCGGCCAAGTCCTCCACGCTCGCACACCAGTCCGAACACATTTTCAAGGCTTGCGGCCTGCCGGTGCTGTTCCCGTCGAACGTGCAGGAATATCTCGACTTCGGCCTGCACGGCTGGGCGATGAGCCGCTACTCCGGCCTGTGGGTCGCGATGAAGTGCGTGACCGACGTGGTCGAATCGTCGGCGTCGGTCGACATCGATCCGCACCGCACCAAAATTATCCTGCCGGAAGACTTCGCGATGCCCGAGGGCGGCCTGAATATCCGCTGGCCGGATTCGCCGCTGGTGCAGGAAGCGCGTCTGCTCGACTACAAGTGGTACGCGGCGCTCGCCTACGTGCGCGCCAACAAGCTCGACCGCGTCGAAATCGATTCGCCGCATGCGCGCTTCGGCATCATGACCGGCGGCAAGGCGTATCTCGACGTGCGTCAGGCGCTGACCGACCTCGGTCTCGACGACGAAACCTGCTCGCGCATCGGCATCCGGCTCTATAAAGTCGGCTGCGTGTGGCCGCTCGAAGCACAAGGCGCGCATGCCTTCGCGAAGGGCCTCGACGAAATTCTCGTGGTCGAAGAAAAGCGCCAGATTCTCGAATACGCGATCAAGGAAGAGCTGTACAACTGGCCGGACGCGCAGCGTCCGCGCGTGTTCGGCAAGTTCGACGAGAAAGACGGCGCCGGCGGCGAATGGTCAGTGCCGATGGGTAACTGGCTGCTGCCCGCGCATTACGAACTGTCGCCCGCGATCATCGCCAAGGCGATCGCCACGCGGCTGGACAAGTTCGATCTGCCGTCGGATGTACGTGCGCGTATCGCGTCGCGCATCGCGGTGATCGAGGCGAAGGAAAAAGCGCTGGCCCGGCCGCGCGTCGAAGCCGAACGCAAGCCGTGGTTCTGCTCGGGCTGCCCGCACAACACGTCGACCAATGTGCCGGAAGGTTCGCGCGCCATGGCCGGCATCGGCTGCCACTACATGACGGTGTGGATGGACCGCAGCACCAGCACCTTCAGCCAGATGGGCGGCGAAGGCGTGGCATGGGTCGGTCAGTCGCCCTTCAGCAACGACAAGCACGTGTTCGCCAACCTCGGCGACGGCACCTACTTCCACTCGGGGCTGCTGGCGATTCGCGCGGCGATCGCCGCGAAGGTGAACATCACCTACAAGATTCTCTATAACGACGCGGTCGCCATGACAGGCGGCCAGCCGGTCGACGGCGTGCTGACCGTGCCGCAGATCACGCATCAGCTCGCCGCCGAAGGTGCAACGAAGATCGTGATCGTCACCGACGAGCCGGAGAAGTATTCGGCGAACGTCGGTCTGGCACCGGGTATCGACATTCATCATCGCGACAAGCTCGACGAGATTCAGCGTCAACTACGCGAAGTGTCGGGCACCACGATCCTGATCTACGACCAGACCTGCGCGACCGAAAAGCGCCGCCGCCGCAAACGCGGCACGTATCCGGATCCGGCACGCCGCGTGGTGATCAACGACGCGGTCTGCGAAGGCTGCGGCGATTGCTCGGTGAAGTCGAACTGCCTGTCGGTCGAACCGCTCGATACCGAGTTCGGCACCAAGCGTCAGATCAACCAGTCGACCTGCAACAAAGACTTTTCGTGCGTGAACGGCTTCTGCCCGAGCTTCGTCTCCGTGGAAGGCGGTCAGTTGCGTAAGCCGAAGGCCGCCTCGGGCGCCGCCGGCGACACCCTGCCGCCGGTGCCGGAACCCGAACTGCCGTCCATGGACCGTCCGTACGGCGTGCTGGTGACGGGCGTCGGCGGGACGGGCGTGGTCACGATCGGCGCGTTGCTCGGCATGGCCGCGCATCTGGAGAACAAGGGCGTCACCGTGCTCGACGTCACCGGCCTCGCGCAGAAGGGCGGCGCCGTGATGAGCCACGTGCAGATCGCGAAGCATCCGGCCGACATCCACGCCACCCGCATCGCAATGGGCGAAGCGAGTCTCGTGATCGGCTGCGACGCGATCGTCACGGCCAGCGACGAATGCGTGTCGCGGATGCAGGTGGGCCGCACGCGCGTCGTGCTGAACAGCGCGCACACGCCGACCGCCGACCTGATCAAGAATCCGAACTGGCGCTTCCCGGGCAGCAGCACGGAAGCCGACGTGCGCGCCGGTGCGGGCGAAGACGGTGTCGATACGGTCGACGCGAATCACTTCGCGCTCGCGCTGCTCGGCGACGCGATCTATACGAACCCGTTCGTACTCGGCTACGCCTGGCAACGCGGCTGGGTGCCGTTGACGTATCAGTCGCTGATGCGCGCCATCGAACTCAACAACGTGCAGGTCGACAAGAACCGCGCGGCTTTCGAGTGGGGCCGTCGCGCCGCGCACGATCTGGCTGCGGTACGCAAGCTCGTGCAGGCGCAAGGCAATGGCGCTAAGGCGGAAACGACGAGCAGCAAGATCATTTCGCTGCACACGCCGAAGGCGCTCGACACGCTGATCGACAAGCGCGCGGATTACCTCACGGCATGGCAGAACGCCGCGTATGCGGACCGTTATCGCGCACTGGTTGGCCAGGTGCGTGTGGCGGAATCGGCGCTCGATTCAATCGACAGCCAGTTGCCGTTGACTGAAGCCGTCGCGAAGAACCTGCACAAGCTGATGGCGTACAAGGACGAGTACGAAGTCGCGCGTCTGTATAGCGACCCGGCGTTCATCGACAAGCTGAAGGCGAATTTCGAAGGTGACTGGAAGCTGCATATTCACCTCGCGCCGCCGACCTTCTCGAAGAAAGACGCGCACGGCCATCTGGTGAAGAAGAAGTACGGTCCGTGGGTGTTTAACGCGATGCACGTGCTGGCTAAATTCAAGTTCCTGCGCGGCACCGCGTTCGACGTGTTCGGCAAGACCGAAGAGCGTCGCACCGAGCGGGCGTTGATCGGCGAGTACGAAGCGCTGGTGCGTGAGCTGATCGGCGGGTTGACCACGCAGAAGCGTGAACTCGCGGTGGAGTTGGCGAATCTGCCGGACGGCATCCGCGGTTACGGTCACGTGAAGGAAAACAACCTGAAGGGTGTGCGCATCAAGTGGAACGAAATGCTGGCGCGCTGGCGTTCGCCGGAAGCCGGTAAGACGCAACACGCGGCTTGA
- a CDS encoding GNAT family N-acetyltransferase has product MNLITPRVAEQIVPHDPLSQPAGRAPALVRELTAVDRERLLTHFLALGEDDRLLRFGQIVPNHVIENYVRAIDFTRDTVFGVFNSQLQLTGVGHLAYLPAEGDKRTAEFGVSVLESVRGQGIGSKLFERAAIRSRNTHVSTLYMHCLSRNSTMMHIAKKAGMKIEYAYGEADAYLTLSPADQSSIIAEMLQEQAAVFDYAMKRQARQASKLFESFMPTAAAA; this is encoded by the coding sequence ATGAACTTGATTACACCCCGCGTTGCTGAGCAGATCGTTCCGCACGATCCGTTGTCGCAACCTGCCGGTCGTGCGCCTGCTCTGGTCCGTGAACTCACCGCGGTCGACCGCGAGCGGCTGCTGACCCACTTCCTCGCGCTCGGCGAAGACGACCGCCTGCTGCGCTTCGGCCAGATCGTGCCGAACCACGTGATCGAAAACTACGTCCGCGCGATCGACTTCACGCGCGACACGGTCTTCGGCGTGTTCAACAGCCAGTTGCAACTCACCGGCGTCGGCCATCTGGCGTATCTGCCGGCCGAGGGCGACAAGCGCACCGCCGAATTCGGCGTCTCGGTGCTGGAAAGCGTGCGCGGCCAGGGCATCGGCTCGAAGCTGTTCGAGCGCGCCGCCATTCGCAGCCGCAACACGCACGTCAGCACGCTGTACATGCATTGCCTGTCGCGCAACTCGACCATGATGCACATCGCGAAAAAGGCCGGCATGAAGATCGAATACGCGTACGGCGAAGCCGACGCTTATCTGACGCTGTCGCCGGCGGATCAATCGAGCATCATCGCCGAGATGCTGCAGGAGCAGGCCGCCGTGTTCGACTACGCAATGAAGCGTCAAGCGCGTCAGGCGTCGAAGCTGTTCGAATCGTTTATGCCGACCGCCGCCGCGGCCTGA
- a CDS encoding NADP-dependent malic enzyme gives MDEQLKQSALAYHQFPKPGKISVTPTKPLSNQLDLSLAYSPGVAAACMAIYEDPLDAQKYTSRGNLVGVITNGTAVLGLGNIGPLAAKPVMEGKGCLFKKFAGIDVFDIELSETDPDKLVEAIAMLEPTLGGINLEDIKAPECFYIEKKLRERMKIPVFHDDQHGTAIIASAAILNGLKVVGKKLDEVKLVCSGAGAAAIACLDLLVNLGLSKKNVLVADSKGVIYEGRGNLDPSKERYAANTEARTLADAIRGADVFLGCSSAGVLKPEMVVEMGTQPLILALANPEPEIRPEEAKRVRPDCIVATGRSDYPNQVNNVLCFPFIFRGALDVGATTITEEMKLACVRAIAELAEETDQGDEVAKAYEGHSLEFGPEYLIPKPFDPRLIIKIAPAVAQAAMDSGVATRPIKDMDAYREELGTTVYRTGMVMRPVFQAAKSEPARIVFAEGEDERVLRAAQFVLLEKIAKPILVGRPSVIEMRLKKMGSKLKCGEDFEIVDPEDDPRYQQCWQAYHEVGAREGVTPDVAKAAMRKFNTLIGAILVRLGEADGMICGMIGQYHAHLNFIEQVLGKAEDVQNFAAMNLLMLPGRNLFICDTYVNETPTAEQLADMTMLAAREIEKFGITPKVALLSNSNFGSAPSSSSQRMAAARKLISERAPSLEIDGEMHGDAALSEAVRKAAFPGTTLSGEANLLIMPNVEAANITYNLLKMIGGEGVTVGPFLLGAEKPVHILTPAATVRRIINMTAVASANARKRANAQ, from the coding sequence ATGGACGAACAACTTAAGCAAAGCGCTCTCGCCTACCACCAGTTTCCGAAACCCGGCAAGATCTCGGTTACGCCCACCAAGCCGCTGTCCAACCAGCTCGACCTGTCGCTCGCGTACTCGCCGGGCGTCGCCGCGGCCTGCATGGCGATCTACGAAGACCCGCTCGACGCGCAGAAGTACACCTCGCGCGGCAACCTGGTCGGCGTGATCACGAACGGCACCGCGGTGCTCGGCCTCGGCAACATCGGCCCGCTCGCCGCGAAGCCGGTCATGGAAGGCAAGGGCTGTCTGTTCAAGAAGTTCGCCGGTATCGACGTGTTCGACATTGAGCTGTCGGAAACCGATCCGGACAAGCTGGTTGAAGCGATCGCCATGCTCGAGCCCACGCTCGGCGGCATCAACCTCGAAGACATCAAGGCGCCGGAATGCTTCTACATCGAGAAGAAGCTGCGCGAGCGCATGAAGATTCCGGTTTTCCACGACGACCAGCACGGCACGGCGATCATCGCGTCGGCGGCGATCCTGAACGGCCTGAAAGTGGTCGGCAAGAAGCTCGACGAAGTGAAGCTGGTGTGCTCCGGCGCGGGTGCCGCGGCGATCGCGTGTCTGGATCTGCTGGTGAACCTTGGCCTGTCGAAGAAGAACGTGCTCGTCGCCGACTCGAAGGGCGTGATCTACGAAGGTCGCGGCAACCTCGATCCGTCGAAAGAACGTTACGCGGCGAACACCGAAGCGCGCACACTGGCTGACGCGATTCGCGGCGCCGACGTGTTCCTCGGCTGCTCGAGTGCGGGCGTGCTGAAGCCGGAAATGGTCGTCGAGATGGGCACCCAGCCGCTGATTCTCGCGCTGGCCAATCCGGAGCCGGAAATCCGCCCGGAAGAAGCCAAGCGCGTGCGCCCGGACTGCATCGTCGCGACCGGCCGCTCGGACTATCCGAACCAGGTCAACAACGTGCTGTGCTTCCCGTTCATCTTCCGCGGCGCGCTGGATGTCGGCGCGACCACGATCACGGAAGAAATGAAGCTCGCGTGCGTGCGCGCCATCGCCGAGCTGGCCGAAGAAACCGACCAGGGCGATGAAGTCGCGAAGGCCTATGAAGGCCACTCGCTCGAATTCGGTCCGGAATACCTGATTCCGAAGCCGTTCGATCCGCGCCTCATCATCAAGATCGCGCCGGCTGTCGCGCAAGCGGCCATGGACTCGGGTGTCGCGACCCGTCCGATCAAAGACATGGACGCGTACCGCGAAGAACTCGGTACGACCGTGTACCGCACTGGCATGGTGATGCGTCCGGTGTTCCAGGCCGCCAAGTCGGAGCCGGCGCGCATCGTGTTCGCCGAAGGTGAAGACGAGCGCGTGCTGCGCGCCGCGCAATTCGTGCTGCTGGAAAAGATCGCCAAGCCGATTCTGGTTGGCCGTCCGTCGGTGATCGAGATGCGTCTGAAGAAGATGGGCTCGAAGCTGAAGTGTGGCGAAGACTTCGAGATCGTCGATCCGGAAGACGATCCGCGCTACCAGCAATGCTGGCAGGCTTATCACGAAGTCGGCGCGCGCGAAGGCGTCACGCCGGACGTCGCGAAAGCCGCCATGCGTAAGTTCAACACGCTGATCGGCGCGATCCTCGTGCGCCTCGGCGAAGCGGACGGCATGATCTGCGGCATGATCGGCCAGTACCACGCGCATCTGAACTTCATCGAGCAGGTGCTGGGCAAGGCGGAAGACGTGCAGAACTTTGCCGCGATGAATCTGCTGATGCTGCCGGGCCGCAATCTGTTCATCTGCGACACGTACGTGAACGAAACGCCGACGGCCGAGCAACTCGCCGACATGACCATGCTGGCCGCGCGTGAAATCGAGAAGTTCGGTATCACGCCGAAGGTCGCGTTGCTGTCGAACTCGAACTTCGGCAGCGCGCCGTCGTCGTCGTCGCAACGCATGGCGGCGGCTCGCAAGCTGATCTCGGAACGTGCGCCGTCGCTGGAAATCGACGGTGAAATGCACGGCGACGCGGCGTTGTCCGAAGCGGTGCGCAAGGCGGCGTTCCCGGGCACGACGCTGAGCGGCGAAGCGAACCTGCTGATCATGCCGAACGTGGAAGCGGCGAACATCACGTACAACCTGCTGAAGATGATCGGCGGCGAAGGCGTGACGGTCGGTCCGTTCCTGCTGGGCGCGGAAAAGCCGGTGCATATCCTGACGCCGGCCGCGACTGTGCGCCGGATCATCAACATGACGGCGGTGGCATCGGCCAACGCGCGTAAGCGGGCGAACGCGCAATAA
- a CDS encoding orotate phosphoribosyltransferase — protein sequence MTGFDRQTISDTTAKMLLEVQAVHFNAEKPYIFTSGWASPVYIDCRKLISYPRVRRGLMEMAESTILRDVGYEQIDAVAGGETAGIPFAAWLSDRLMVPMQYVRKKPKGFGRNAQIEGLLTEGQRVLLVEDLTTDSRSKINFINALRTAGARVNHCFVLFHYNIFKESVSVLKDIDVDLHALATWWDVLRVAKENKYFDTKTLDEVEKFLHAPAEWSAAHGGANATPQ from the coding sequence ATGACAGGCTTCGATCGCCAGACGATCTCCGACACGACCGCCAAGATGCTGCTGGAAGTTCAGGCAGTGCACTTCAACGCGGAGAAACCGTACATTTTCACGTCCGGCTGGGCGAGCCCGGTTTACATCGACTGCCGCAAGCTGATCTCGTATCCGCGCGTGCGCCGTGGCCTGATGGAAATGGCTGAAAGCACCATTCTGCGCGACGTCGGCTATGAGCAGATCGACGCGGTGGCCGGTGGCGAAACCGCCGGCATCCCGTTCGCGGCCTGGCTGTCTGACCGCCTGATGGTGCCGATGCAATACGTGCGCAAGAAGCCGAAGGGTTTCGGCCGTAACGCGCAGATCGAAGGTCTGCTGACCGAAGGTCAACGCGTGCTGCTGGTCGAAGACCTGACCACGGACAGCCGCAGCAAGATCAACTTCATCAACGCGCTGCGCACCGCCGGCGCCAGGGTGAACCACTGCTTCGTGCTGTTCCACTACAACATCTTCAAGGAAAGCGTGTCGGTGCTGAAAGACATCGACGTCGATCTGCACGCGCTGGCCACGTGGTGGGACGTGTTGCGCGTCGCCAAGGAAAACAAGTACTTCGACACGAAGACGCTCGACGAAGTGGAAAAATTCCTGCACGCACCGGCTGAATGGTCGGCCGCGCACGGCGGCGCCAACGCCACGCCGCAGTAA
- a CDS encoding Lrp/AsnC family transcriptional regulator, which yields MANIEMDAIDRRILAILQENGRLSNQEIAECVNLSPSPCLRRIRRLEESGVIRGYVALLDAQRLGLDLLAYVNVRLEKRGGPAPRPRGDVTHADQFRAAVQTWPEVVACHAMTGDMDYLLRVQVEDMAHFSRFMQDQLLHHPSVIDVKTSFSLDTIKETTALPIL from the coding sequence ATGGCCAATATTGAGATGGACGCCATCGACAGGCGCATTCTGGCGATCCTTCAGGAGAATGGCCGGCTGTCGAATCAGGAGATCGCCGAGTGCGTGAACCTGTCGCCGAGTCCGTGTCTGCGGCGGATTCGCCGGCTGGAGGAGAGCGGCGTGATCCGCGGCTATGTCGCGTTGCTGGATGCGCAGCGGCTCGGACTCGACCTGCTCGCGTACGTGAACGTGCGGCTGGAAAAGCGCGGCGGGCCGGCGCCTCGGCCGCGCGGCGACGTCACGCACGCGGATCAGTTTCGCGCGGCCGTGCAGACTTGGCCCGAAGTGGTCGCGTGCCACGCAATGACCGGCGACATGGACTATCTGCTGCGCGTTCAGGTGGAGGATATGGCGCACTTTTCCCGCTTCATGCAGGATCAACTGCTGCACCATCCGTCAGTGATCGACGTCAAGACGAGCTTCTCGCTCGACACGATCAAGGAGACCACGGCGTTGCCTATTTTGTAA